A single genomic interval of Hyalangium gracile harbors:
- a CDS encoding alkaline phosphatase family protein, whose amino-acid sequence MARRIGRKVPPVVSKHPRRLLVVHLDGVPKDLLDEAIRTRSMPFFSQLVRSGAYHFEEAFWGSPASTPFFQAGLLYGLEHPNLPAYSWFDRELGRKVQMNTPRDALHIEQRLGQREGTSLLADGGHTYFSLFQAGARNRLCMSTLASLKVMARSLSAEMEGLLVARTVSPWAYLRSFGADTWRAMQEIWRWAHALGDWRHERGFLLSRVMLQRLGWSFVHTKALVDMVRGVPAIYLVFGNYDEVSHRRGPRSQQAIAELHRVDAYLAELYAMARCVERPYDIVFVTDHGHVGSLPFEQRQGQHLEDALLRGPGVPLSPDIERGLLDGRPLGAARAPRGTDSPVVVESGNFAHVYLTREHTPLEAAELVAHHRDVLARASRHPDIGMVAVRRGNSAVALVKGGVYGPDDIASAPLAEEFSRQAVADYLRELPHLSTAGDLVLFGDAVAPGSTVGFAWEFGSHGGLTKTETRSTVCWPGDAPVDLSGLSHCVRLHQRLSEAYRA is encoded by the coding sequence TTGGCCCGGCGCATCGGCCGCAAGGTTCCGCCCGTGGTGTCCAAGCACCCTCGGCGGTTGCTCGTCGTCCACCTGGATGGTGTCCCGAAGGACCTGCTGGATGAGGCCATCCGGACCCGGAGCATGCCGTTCTTCTCCCAGCTGGTGCGCTCGGGCGCGTATCACTTCGAAGAGGCTTTCTGGGGCTCGCCTGCCTCCACGCCCTTCTTCCAGGCCGGGCTGCTCTATGGGCTCGAGCATCCGAACCTGCCGGCCTACTCCTGGTTCGATCGCGAGCTGGGCCGCAAGGTCCAGATGAACACTCCGCGTGACGCGCTGCACATCGAGCAGCGGCTCGGGCAGCGCGAGGGCACCAGCCTGCTCGCCGACGGCGGGCACACCTACTTCTCGCTGTTCCAGGCGGGCGCGCGCAACCGGCTGTGCATGAGCACGCTGGCGAGCTTGAAGGTCATGGCGCGCTCCCTGTCCGCGGAGATGGAGGGGCTGCTCGTCGCTCGCACCGTGAGCCCCTGGGCCTACCTGCGCTCGTTCGGCGCGGACACCTGGCGCGCGATGCAGGAGATCTGGCGCTGGGCGCACGCCCTGGGGGACTGGCGCCACGAGCGCGGGTTCCTCCTCAGCCGCGTCATGCTGCAGCGGCTGGGCTGGAGCTTCGTGCACACCAAGGCGCTGGTGGACATGGTGCGCGGGGTGCCCGCCATCTACCTCGTCTTCGGCAACTACGACGAGGTGTCCCACCGGCGCGGGCCCCGCTCGCAGCAGGCCATCGCGGAGCTGCACCGCGTGGATGCCTACCTCGCCGAGCTGTATGCGATGGCCCGCTGCGTCGAGCGCCCGTACGACATCGTCTTCGTCACCGACCACGGCCACGTGGGCAGCCTTCCCTTCGAGCAGCGCCAGGGCCAGCACCTGGAGGACGCGCTGCTGCGCGGGCCCGGGGTGCCGCTGTCGCCCGACATCGAGCGCGGGCTGCTGGACGGGCGTCCCCTGGGGGCGGCGCGAGCGCCTCGCGGGACGGACTCTCCCGTCGTCGTGGAGTCCGGCAACTTCGCGCACGTGTACCTCACGCGGGAGCACACGCCGCTGGAGGCCGCGGAGCTCGTCGCGCACCACCGCGACGTGCTGGCCCGAGCCTCTCGGCACCCGGACATCGGGATGGTGGCGGTGCGGCGCGGCAACTCCGCCGTGGCGCTGGTGAAGGGTGGGGTGTACGGCCCGGATGACATCGCGAGCGCGCCGCTGGCCGAGGAGTTCTCCCGGCAGGCGGTGGCGGACTACCTGCGCGAGCTGCCGCACCTGAGCACCGCGGGAGACCTGGTGCTCTTTGGCGACGCCGTGGCGCCGGGCTCCACGGTGGGCTTCGCCTGGGAGTTCGGCTCCCATGGCGGCCTGACGAAGACGGAGACGCGCAGCACGGTGTGCTGGCCTGGCGACGCGCCCGTGGACCTCTCGGGCCTGAGCCACTGCGTG
- the omp85 gene encoding Omp85 family outer membrane protein — MLLPALVVLVVGASPVTVVPKPEPTSSQNPGPKTEGVDAIAIPLVSFNSDMGVGYGVVGGMFLYGKGHTPYQHGLGAQVFFTNRGIQNHYVRYDGPQLLGPMRVEARFEYKREFRSPFYGAGNRSAPEFTGDVDDIRYNYDKGSPGAWLRLRGRPFGESHPFQVYGGYSWRYTRVAPYEASMLSEMNPVGIEGGPTGQVLGGVLWDTRDSETDPTTGGAEELAVRMSAPMTGSRYRYMGIALSERRYFKLSSRFVLAQRVSVDMLFGEVPFFEWSSTGGVLFTEGVGGMSSVRGIERNRFAGNIKVFSNTELRFHAFDMKLFGQTMKLGAVGFVDMGRVWHPGVTDGPWHKWHPGVGGGIRLARRAAVIRVDYATSTEAGGQRLYMNFGHMF, encoded by the coding sequence ATGCTGCTTCCCGCACTCGTGGTTCTCGTGGTGGGTGCATCCCCCGTCACCGTCGTCCCCAAGCCAGAGCCGACCTCCAGCCAGAATCCGGGCCCGAAGACCGAGGGCGTGGATGCCATCGCCATTCCGCTGGTGAGCTTCAACTCGGACATGGGGGTGGGCTACGGCGTGGTGGGAGGCATGTTCCTCTACGGAAAGGGCCACACGCCGTACCAGCACGGGCTGGGCGCGCAGGTGTTCTTCACCAACCGAGGCATCCAGAACCACTACGTGCGCTACGACGGGCCGCAGCTGCTGGGCCCGATGCGGGTGGAGGCGCGCTTCGAGTACAAGCGCGAGTTCCGCAGCCCCTTCTATGGCGCGGGAAACCGCTCGGCGCCGGAGTTCACCGGCGACGTGGATGACATCCGGTACAACTACGACAAGGGCTCGCCGGGCGCGTGGCTGCGGCTGCGAGGGCGGCCCTTCGGCGAGAGCCACCCGTTCCAGGTGTATGGGGGCTACTCGTGGCGCTACACGCGGGTGGCGCCGTACGAGGCGTCGATGCTCTCGGAGATGAACCCGGTGGGCATCGAGGGCGGCCCGACGGGGCAGGTGCTCGGCGGCGTGCTCTGGGACACGCGGGACAGCGAGACGGATCCGACGACGGGAGGCGCGGAGGAGCTGGCGGTGCGCATGTCGGCGCCGATGACGGGCAGCCGCTACCGGTACATGGGGATCGCGCTGAGCGAGCGGCGCTACTTCAAGCTCTCGTCGCGGTTCGTGCTGGCGCAGCGGGTCTCCGTGGACATGCTGTTCGGCGAGGTGCCCTTCTTCGAGTGGAGCAGCACGGGTGGGGTGCTCTTCACCGAGGGCGTGGGGGGCATGAGCAGCGTGCGAGGCATCGAGCGCAACCGGTTCGCGGGGAACATCAAGGTGTTCTCGAACACGGAGCTGCGCTTCCACGCGTTCGACATGAAGCTCTTCGGCCAGACGATGAAGCTGGGCGCGGTGGGGTTCGTGGACATGGGGCGGGTGTGGCACCCGGGGGTGACGGACGGCCCGTGGCATAAGTGGCACCCGGGAGTGGGCGGGGGGATTCGCCTGGCGCGGCGCGCGGCGGTGATCCGGGTGGACTACGCGACGTCCACCGAGGCGGGTGGCCAGCGCCTCTATATGAACTTTGGCCACATGTTCTGA